A region from the Prionailurus viverrinus isolate Anna chromosome E2, UM_Priviv_1.0, whole genome shotgun sequence genome encodes:
- the LOC125152410 gene encoding zinc finger protein OZF-like isoform X2, whose amino-acid sequence MAAAARRDPAEGTVTFEDVAVYFSREEWGLLEEAQRRLYQDVMLENLALVTSLGCQHGAENEEAPSEQSVSVEGVSHVRTPKAGLSPQKASPCEVCAPVLKDSFQSEHQEPQFDEKVYTGGTHGKRVYFSGNLQQQQKEHTGDQPVRSSASGASVAKSCRRHVSGKPFICGETERDFLVSSGFLQQQATHTGEKSNNGTECGAAFHKGKTQHHWGDCTEALSNQHTFVHHQRVLPGERCYMCSECGKSFSHNSSLIKHQRVHTGERPYACGECGKSFSQSSNLFQHRRVHTGERPYECSECGKSFSQSYSLNNHRKVHTGERPFECGECGKSFSQRSNLIQHRRIHTGEKPYECSECGKSFNQSSALLQHHTVHTGERPYECSECGKSFTYSSSLLKHQKVHTGSKPYECSECRKSFSQNCSLVLHLRVHTGERPYECSKCGKSFSQSSALLKHQRVHTGERPYECRECGKSFRRSSNFSDHRRVHTGERPYKCNQCEKSFSKSSGLTRHQRVHTGLGLMSVLNEKAISQRPYLIDYHKVHVAKTT is encoded by the exons GGCACTGTGACCTTTGAGGATGTGGCCGTGTACTTCTCCAGGGAGGAATGGGGTCTCCTTGAGGAGGCTCAGAGACGCCTGTACCAggatgtgatgctggagaacttGGCACTTGTAACCTCCCTGG gttgtcagcatggagcagaGAATGAGGAGGCACCTTCTGAGCAGAGCGTTTCTGTAGAAGGAGTGTCACATGTCAGGACTCCCAAGGCAGGTCTTTCTCCCCAGAAGGCCAGCCCCTGTGAGGTGTGTGCTCCAGTCTTGAAAGACAGTTTCCAGTCTGAGCACCAGGAACCCCAGTTCGATGAGAAAGTGTACACTGGTGGGACACATGGGAAGAGAGTCTATTTCAGTGGAAACcttcagcagcagcagaaggaGCACACTGGAGATCAGCCCGTCAGAAGCAGCGCGAGTGGAGCTTCGGTGGCAAAGAGCTGCAGACGGCATGTGTCAGGGAAGCCCTTCATCTGTGGGGAGACTGAGAGGGACTTCCTGGTCAGCTCGGGATTCCTCCAGCAACAGGCCACACACACTGGGGAGAAGTCAAACAATGGAACTGAGTGTGGGGCAGCCTTCCACAAGGGAAAAACTCAGCACCACTGGGGAGACTGCACAGAAGCTCTCAGCAACCAACACACATTTGTTCATCACCAGAGAGTCCTCCCCGGGGAAAGATGTTACATGTGCAGCGAGTGTGGGAAATCTTTTAGCCATAACTCTAGCCTCATTAAACACCAGAGAGTTCACACCGGAGAAAGGCCTTATGCGTGTGGGGAATGTGGGAAATCCTTTAGCCAAAGCTCCAACCTCTTTCAACATCGgagagttcacactggagaaaggccctatgagtgcagtgaatgtgggaaatcttttagCCAGAGTTACAGCCTGAATAACCATCGGAAAGTTCATACCGGAGAAAGGCCTTTTGAGTGTGGAGAATGTGGCAAATCATTTAGTCAAAGATCCAACCTCATTCAGCATCGgagaattcacactggagaaaagccttatgagtgcagtgaatgtgggaagtCCTTTAATCAAAGCTCTGCACTCCTGCAACACCATACtgttcacactggagaaagacCCTATGAGTGCAGCGAATGTGGGAAATCCTTTACCTACAGTTCCAGTCTCTTAAAACACCAGAAAGTCCACACTGGATCAAAGCCTTATGAGTGTAGTGAATGTAGGAAATCTTTTAGCCAAAATTGCAGCCTTGTTCTACATCTgagagttcacactggagaaaggccttatgagtgcagcaaatgtgggaaatcttttagCCAAAGCTCTGCGCTCCTTAAACACcagagagttcacactggagaaaggccATATGAGTGCCGTGAATGTGGGAAGTCCTTTAGGCGAAGCTCCAACTTCAGTGACCATCGAAGggttcacactggagaaaggccATATAAGTGCAACCAGTGTGAGAAATCCTTTAGTAAAAGCTCTGGCCTCACTCGACACCAGAGAGTTCATACTGGATTGGGCCTTATGAGTGTCTTGAATGAGAAAGCCATTAGCCAAAGGCCTTACCTCATTGATTACCACAAAGTGCACGTGGCAAAAACAACTTAG
- the LOC125152410 gene encoding zinc finger protein OZF-like isoform X1 — MAAAARRDPTEGTVTFEDVAVYFSREEWGLLEEAQRRLYQDVMLENLALVTSLGCQHGAENEEAPSEQSVSVEGVSHVRTPKAGLSPQKASPCEVCAPVLKDSFQSEHQEPQFDEKVYTGGTHGKRVYFSGNLQQQQKEHTGDQPVRSSASGASVAKSCRRHVSGKPFICGETERDFLVSSGFLQQQATHTGEKSNNGTECGAAFHKGKTQHHWGDCTEALSNQHTFVHHQRVLPGERCYMCSECGKSFSHNSSLIKHQRVHTGERPYACGECGKSFSQSSNLFQHRRVHTGERPYECSECGKSFSQSYSLNNHRKVHTGERPFECGECGKSFSQRSNLIQHRRIHTGEKPYECSECGKSFNQSSALLQHHTVHTGERPYECSECGKSFTYSSSLLKHQKVHTGSKPYECSECRKSFSQNCSLVLHLRVHTGERPYECSKCGKSFSQSSALLKHQRVHTGERPYECRECGKSFRRSSNFSDHRRVHTGERPYKCNQCEKSFSKSSGLTRHQRVHTGLGLMSVLNEKAISQRPYLIDYHKVHVAKTT, encoded by the exons ATGGCGGCGGCCGCGCGCAGGGACCCGACTGAG GGCACTGTGACCTTTGAGGATGTGGCCGTGTACTTCTCCAGGGAGGAATGGGGTCTCCTTGAGGAGGCTCAGAGACGCCTGTACCAggatgtgatgctggagaacttGGCACTTGTAACCTCCCTGG gttgtcagcatggagcagaGAATGAGGAGGCACCTTCTGAGCAGAGCGTTTCTGTAGAAGGAGTGTCACATGTCAGGACTCCCAAGGCAGGTCTTTCTCCCCAGAAGGCCAGCCCCTGTGAGGTGTGTGCTCCAGTCTTGAAAGACAGTTTCCAGTCTGAGCACCAGGAACCCCAGTTCGATGAGAAAGTGTACACTGGTGGGACACATGGGAAGAGAGTCTATTTCAGTGGAAACcttcagcagcagcagaaggaGCACACTGGAGATCAGCCCGTCAGAAGCAGCGCGAGTGGAGCTTCGGTGGCAAAGAGCTGCAGACGGCATGTGTCAGGGAAGCCCTTCATCTGTGGGGAGACTGAGAGGGACTTCCTGGTCAGCTCGGGATTCCTCCAGCAACAGGCCACACACACTGGGGAGAAGTCAAACAATGGAACTGAGTGTGGGGCAGCCTTCCACAAGGGAAAAACTCAGCACCACTGGGGAGACTGCACAGAAGCTCTCAGCAACCAACACACATTTGTTCATCACCAGAGAGTCCTCCCCGGGGAAAGATGTTACATGTGCAGCGAGTGTGGGAAATCTTTTAGCCATAACTCTAGCCTCATTAAACACCAGAGAGTTCACACCGGAGAAAGGCCTTATGCGTGTGGGGAATGTGGGAAATCCTTTAGCCAAAGCTCCAACCTCTTTCAACATCGgagagttcacactggagaaaggccctatgagtgcagtgaatgtgggaaatcttttagCCAGAGTTACAGCCTGAATAACCATCGGAAAGTTCATACCGGAGAAAGGCCTTTTGAGTGTGGAGAATGTGGCAAATCATTTAGTCAAAGATCCAACCTCATTCAGCATCGgagaattcacactggagaaaagccttatgagtgcagtgaatgtgggaagtCCTTTAATCAAAGCTCTGCACTCCTGCAACACCATACtgttcacactggagaaagacCCTATGAGTGCAGCGAATGTGGGAAATCCTTTACCTACAGTTCCAGTCTCTTAAAACACCAGAAAGTCCACACTGGATCAAAGCCTTATGAGTGTAGTGAATGTAGGAAATCTTTTAGCCAAAATTGCAGCCTTGTTCTACATCTgagagttcacactggagaaaggccttatgagtgcagcaaatgtgggaaatcttttagCCAAAGCTCTGCGCTCCTTAAACACcagagagttcacactggagaaaggccATATGAGTGCCGTGAATGTGGGAAGTCCTTTAGGCGAAGCTCCAACTTCAGTGACCATCGAAGggttcacactggagaaaggccATATAAGTGCAACCAGTGTGAGAAATCCTTTAGTAAAAGCTCTGGCCTCACTCGACACCAGAGAGTTCATACTGGATTGGGCCTTATGAGTGTCTTGAATGAGAAAGCCATTAGCCAAAGGCCTTACCTCATTGATTACCACAAAGTGCACGTGGCAAAAACAACTTAG
- the LOC125152410 gene encoding zinc finger protein OZF-like isoform X3, whose amino-acid sequence MNPAQGTVTFEDVAVYFSREEWGLLEEAQRRLYQDVMLENLALVTSLGCQHGAENEEAPSEQSVSVEGVSHVRTPKAGLSPQKASPCEVCAPVLKDSFQSEHQEPQFDEKVYTGGTHGKRVYFSGNLQQQQKEHTGDQPVRSSASGASVAKSCRRHVSGKPFICGETERDFLVSSGFLQQQATHTGEKSNNGTECGAAFHKGKTQHHWGDCTEALSNQHTFVHHQRVLPGERCYMCSECGKSFSHNSSLIKHQRVHTGERPYACGECGKSFSQSSNLFQHRRVHTGERPYECSECGKSFSQSYSLNNHRKVHTGERPFECGECGKSFSQRSNLIQHRRIHTGEKPYECSECGKSFNQSSALLQHHTVHTGERPYECSECGKSFTYSSSLLKHQKVHTGSKPYECSECRKSFSQNCSLVLHLRVHTGERPYECSKCGKSFSQSSALLKHQRVHTGERPYECRECGKSFRRSSNFSDHRRVHTGERPYKCNQCEKSFSKSSGLTRHQRVHTGLGLMSVLNEKAISQRPYLIDYHKVHVAKTT is encoded by the exons GGCACTGTGACCTTTGAGGATGTGGCCGTGTACTTCTCCAGGGAGGAATGGGGTCTCCTTGAGGAGGCTCAGAGACGCCTGTACCAggatgtgatgctggagaacttGGCACTTGTAACCTCCCTGG gttgtcagcatggagcagaGAATGAGGAGGCACCTTCTGAGCAGAGCGTTTCTGTAGAAGGAGTGTCACATGTCAGGACTCCCAAGGCAGGTCTTTCTCCCCAGAAGGCCAGCCCCTGTGAGGTGTGTGCTCCAGTCTTGAAAGACAGTTTCCAGTCTGAGCACCAGGAACCCCAGTTCGATGAGAAAGTGTACACTGGTGGGACACATGGGAAGAGAGTCTATTTCAGTGGAAACcttcagcagcagcagaaggaGCACACTGGAGATCAGCCCGTCAGAAGCAGCGCGAGTGGAGCTTCGGTGGCAAAGAGCTGCAGACGGCATGTGTCAGGGAAGCCCTTCATCTGTGGGGAGACTGAGAGGGACTTCCTGGTCAGCTCGGGATTCCTCCAGCAACAGGCCACACACACTGGGGAGAAGTCAAACAATGGAACTGAGTGTGGGGCAGCCTTCCACAAGGGAAAAACTCAGCACCACTGGGGAGACTGCACAGAAGCTCTCAGCAACCAACACACATTTGTTCATCACCAGAGAGTCCTCCCCGGGGAAAGATGTTACATGTGCAGCGAGTGTGGGAAATCTTTTAGCCATAACTCTAGCCTCATTAAACACCAGAGAGTTCACACCGGAGAAAGGCCTTATGCGTGTGGGGAATGTGGGAAATCCTTTAGCCAAAGCTCCAACCTCTTTCAACATCGgagagttcacactggagaaaggccctatgagtgcagtgaatgtgggaaatcttttagCCAGAGTTACAGCCTGAATAACCATCGGAAAGTTCATACCGGAGAAAGGCCTTTTGAGTGTGGAGAATGTGGCAAATCATTTAGTCAAAGATCCAACCTCATTCAGCATCGgagaattcacactggagaaaagccttatgagtgcagtgaatgtgggaagtCCTTTAATCAAAGCTCTGCACTCCTGCAACACCATACtgttcacactggagaaagacCCTATGAGTGCAGCGAATGTGGGAAATCCTTTACCTACAGTTCCAGTCTCTTAAAACACCAGAAAGTCCACACTGGATCAAAGCCTTATGAGTGTAGTGAATGTAGGAAATCTTTTAGCCAAAATTGCAGCCTTGTTCTACATCTgagagttcacactggagaaaggccttatgagtgcagcaaatgtgggaaatcttttagCCAAAGCTCTGCGCTCCTTAAACACcagagagttcacactggagaaaggccATATGAGTGCCGTGAATGTGGGAAGTCCTTTAGGCGAAGCTCCAACTTCAGTGACCATCGAAGggttcacactggagaaaggccATATAAGTGCAACCAGTGTGAGAAATCCTTTAGTAAAAGCTCTGGCCTCACTCGACACCAGAGAGTTCATACTGGATTGGGCCTTATGAGTGTCTTGAATGAGAAAGCCATTAGCCAAAGGCCTTACCTCATTGATTACCACAAAGTGCACGTGGCAAAAACAACTTAG